Proteins encoded by one window of Companilactobacillus ginsenosidimutans:
- a CDS encoding 1-propanol dehydrogenase PduQ codes for MVVDFSLKPHVISGKDSLDTLDAIKDQTILMVCDPFLDGSDELNKIRSHVHANNHVEVFSDVKPNPPLTNIIAGVRVFDKVKPTVIIAVGGGSAIDTAKAIRFFGEKVANSKVGCFIGIPTTSGTGSEVTNTAVITDEKNNVKFPIMDDYLIPDISLLYPELVMSAPASVAAYSGLDVLTHSLESLVAKDSDLFTDAFAEKAMSVIFDDLVEVVMKQPKNYELRKTVHEASTAAGMAFNAAGLGIAHSIAHQLGATFHVPHGLACAMTLPYVVEYNAANSDLALHKYAAAARKCGLVSNGVGDKVAVRKIERTIHQMMMEMNCPKSLRAFGVDHNEAVKETDRIIKYAKKDGTFPGNPVVPSDDDLRAIYEKVIG; via the coding sequence ATGGTAGTAGATTTTAGTTTAAAACCACATGTAATTAGTGGTAAAGATAGCCTCGATACTCTCGACGCCATTAAAGATCAAACAATCCTTATGGTTTGCGATCCATTCCTTGATGGTAGTGATGAGCTGAATAAAATTCGTAGTCATGTTCATGCAAATAACCACGTTGAAGTATTTTCTGATGTTAAACCAAACCCTCCACTAACAAATATTATTGCTGGTGTCCGTGTGTTTGATAAAGTCAAACCAACTGTAATTATCGCTGTTGGTGGTGGTTCTGCCATCGATACAGCTAAAGCAATTCGTTTCTTTGGTGAAAAAGTTGCTAACTCTAAAGTTGGTTGCTTTATCGGTATCCCTACAACAAGTGGTACTGGTTCAGAAGTTACTAATACGGCTGTTATTACAGATGAAAAAAATAATGTTAAGTTCCCAATTATGGACGATTACTTAATTCCTGATATTTCATTGTTGTATCCTGAATTAGTAATGAGCGCACCAGCTTCAGTTGCTGCATATTCAGGTTTGGATGTTCTAACACACTCACTTGAATCATTAGTAGCTAAAGATAGTGACTTGTTCACAGATGCATTTGCTGAAAAAGCTATGAGCGTAATTTTTGATGACTTAGTGGAAGTTGTTATGAAACAACCTAAGAACTATGAATTGAGAAAGACTGTTCATGAAGCTTCAACAGCTGCCGGTATGGCATTTAATGCGGCTGGATTAGGAATTGCCCACTCAATTGCTCACCAATTGGGTGCAACATTCCACGTTCCACATGGTCTAGCATGTGCAATGACACTTCCATATGTCGTAGAATATAACGCTGCTAACAGTGACCTTGCTCTTCACAAGTATGCTGCTGCTGCACGTAAGTGTGGTTTAGTAAGTAACGGTGTTGGTGATAAAGTTGCTGTTAGAAAGATTGAAAGAACCATTCACCAAATGATGATGGAGATGAATTGTCCTAAATCATTACGTGCTTTTGGTGTCGATCATAATGAAGCTGTCAAAGAAACTGACAGAATTATTAAATATGCTAAGAAAGATGGTACCTTCCCAGGTAATCCAGTCGTTCCTAGCGATGATGATTTACGTGCAATTTATGAAAAAGTTATTGGCTAG
- a CDS encoding aldehyde dehydrogenase family protein, translating into MDNLEEKIRSILSEELQNASNSSSSTTTGAADSGENGIFDNVDDAIAAAKAAEDSYIDASIETRNKVIDAIKTGFKPYIEWMAKQIKEETGMGTVDAKIAKLNNALYNTPGPEILEPEAETGDGGLIMYEYAPYGVIGAVGPSTNPSETVIANGIMMLAGGNTVYFGAHPGAKNITRWTIEKLNEFVYQATGLKNLVVGIKEPTIQAVQRMMEHPDIAALSVTGGPAVVHQAMTSGKKAIGAGAGNPPAIVDATADVSLAAHNIVDSAAFDNDILCTAEKEVVVEKPVKDELIKKMQDEGAFLVTSKSDIDHLVDMTIQDNGTPDRKYIGKDATFILDAAHISYTGTPKIIILEADKDHPFTLTEMLMPIIPVVCCPDFDSALKTAVYVEGGNHHTASIHSNNLIQINKAAHRMNTSIFVVNGPTYSGTGVGYTGASALTIATPTGEGTTTAKSFTRRRRLNSPQAFSLKSWN; encoded by the coding sequence ATGGATAATTTAGAAGAAAAAATTAGAAGCATCCTAAGTGAAGAACTTCAAAACGCAAGTAATTCAAGTTCAAGCACAACAACTGGTGCTGCTGATTCAGGCGAAAATGGTATTTTTGATAACGTTGACGATGCTATCGCAGCTGCAAAGGCTGCAGAAGATTCATATATTGATGCCTCAATTGAGACAAGAAATAAAGTTATTGACGCTATTAAAACAGGTTTCAAGCCATATATTGAATGGATGGCAAAACAAATTAAAGAAGAAACAGGTATGGGTACTGTTGATGCAAAGATTGCTAAACTAAACAATGCTTTGTACAACACACCTGGTCCTGAAATTCTTGAACCAGAAGCAGAAACTGGTGATGGTGGTTTGATCATGTACGAATATGCACCTTATGGTGTTATTGGTGCTGTTGGACCAAGTACTAACCCTTCAGAAACAGTTATTGCTAACGGAATTATGATGCTTGCCGGTGGTAACACTGTATACTTTGGTGCTCACCCTGGTGCAAAGAACATTACTCGTTGGACAATCGAGAAGTTGAATGAATTTGTATATCAAGCAACTGGTCTTAAGAACTTAGTTGTTGGTATCAAAGAACCAACTATCCAAGCTGTTCAAAGAATGATGGAACATCCTGATATTGCTGCATTGTCAGTTACTGGTGGTCCAGCCGTTGTACATCAAGCCATGACAAGTGGTAAGAAGGCAATTGGTGCTGGTGCTGGTAATCCTCCTGCAATTGTTGATGCTACTGCTGATGTTTCATTAGCTGCACACAACATTGTAGATTCAGCCGCATTTGATAACGATATTCTATGTACTGCTGAAAAAGAAGTTGTCGTTGAAAAGCCTGTTAAAGACGAATTGATCAAGAAGATGCAAGATGAAGGTGCTTTCCTTGTTACAAGCAAGTCAGATATCGATCACCTTGTTGATATGACGATTCAAGATAACGGTACTCCAGATCGTAAGTATATCGGTAAGGATGCAACATTTATCCTTGACGCTGCTCACATTTCATATACTGGAACACCAAAGATTATCATCTTAGAAGCTGACAAAGATCATCCATTTACATTGACAGAAATGTTAATGCCAATCATTCCAGTTGTATGTTGTCCAGATTTCGACAGTGCATTGAAGACTGCCGTATATGTTGAAGGTGGAAATCACCATACAGCATCAATCCACTCAAACAACTTGATCCAAATTAACAAAGCTGCTCACCGTATGAACACATCAATCTTTGTTGTTAATGGTCCTACATATTCAGGTACTGGTGTTGGATATACAGGTGCTTCTGCACTTACAATCGCCACACCAACTGGTGAAGGTACAACAACTGCTAAGTCATTTACACGTCGTCGCAGATTGAATTCACCACAAGCATTCTCATTAAAATCATGGAACTAA